CGTCGATGGTGATCACAGCCGTTTTGCGATTTTCCTGATTGGATTGTAGGTAATCAATGGCATCTGCAAAGGTCAAGACCTGATAACCATGATCCCTGAGGTATTGGAGGTGGGCTTCAAAATCTGCCAGCGATATATTGGTGGAAGGGTATCTATTATCACCAAAGCGGTGATAGACGAAACAAACCACCTCTTTATGGTTTGTGGCCACTGAGCTGGTTGGGTTGCTAAATAATAAGCTTAGCATGAGCATTATAGGTCCTGAGAGAGCTGTCATCAGGGAAGCGTTTTGGGGATAAAATAAGCCGGGTCCAGTTGGTGCCTGTCATACTGTGTGAGGTCATTTTGCCGGATGATGGTCTGGAGTTGTTCCACGTACTCATCGCGTCGCTCGGAGTAATATCGGAGATGGGGCACCAGTGTGGCGACTTCACTGGTGGTTTTGCGGGCTTCCCGGAAGTGTCTGTAGGCTCGTGCCCTGGCCACGGTTTCAAAATAGTCCACAATGGATTCTGAAATATTGTCATACTTTCTCAAATAGATGCGGGTCCCGTTTCTGCTTTTTCCCGCTGCTATTCGCGGCTCTGAGGTATTGTAGGACCAGATTCCAAAGAGGTTATTGGCTTCCTGGAAAAACCTGGATGATCCCCAGCCACTTTCCACTATGGCTTGCGCCAATACGATGCTGTTTGGGTGTGTCTGCATCTTATCCAAAAGCGATGAGATGTTTTTCGCTCTGAAGCGCTCGGTCTGTGTGCGGTAGAGAGCGGAGTCTGTCGGGGTCCATTTCTTTTTCTGGGTCAGGGCCATGACCTCCGTACGCACACTGTCAATTTTGAATTTGGCAATGAGGATGGCGGGTAGTACCGCCCCTATAAATTTCGCCTTGGATTCTTCCACCGGAAGTTCTTCAAAATGAGGTAGGTTGTGATAGAGCATCGGCCTCACCAGTGTGTCGTCGATGACCAGGATGTCATCTGCATGCAGTACCGTCACTTGCGTGGGAGAGAGCACCAGGACCATTTGGGGTTCACTGCAGCTCAGAAGACCCGCTAGTGCGAAAACGGCAATCAGACGAAAATATGGGCGTTGCATGAGGCTAGTAAACTCAATTGTGTTGGATAAGGTTTTGTTAAGGCTGGATCAGGAGGGCATGTTGGCAGTCCTCCATTCCTCCGGTGAAGTACGAATATCCTGGGGGTTGGCGAGTGTTTTCTGAAGTTTTTCCATTCCACGCTCCAGGCTCTTGCTGATCATAGGATGTGTGATGGGCTCATTTTCTTCCATGCCCATTTGCTCCATGAGCCGGAGCATCCGCTCTGCTCCGAAGACTTCAAACAGTGGCTCATCCATACCAATGTAGTAGGTGATTTGGCCACCGGCTTTGTGCTGAAATGCCTCCTCCACCAGCGCGTTGACCCGGGACAATGGATGCACCTCTATGCACACAATCTCTGAGGAGTCAAGCAAAGGATGCTTACCCAGATCATAAGCGTTGATCAGCGTGATGTCCGCTCCTGAAGAGCTTCCGGGTTCGGATATCGTTAGTTCAAGGGCTTCACAAAGCTGACGAACTTCTTTGCCCGTTTGCTCAAAAAAGTAAGTCACGAGTCTTCTGTCGCCTTGATTTTTGAAAGCCGTCATTACATTCCGGTATTTGGCCATTTTAGACTTGTAAGCGATGTACTTTTTAGTCGGGCCTTTGGGTTTTCTGGAGAAAAACATCGTCGTTATTTTGTGCAAAATAAAAAAACCCTGACGGAAAACCGTCAGGGCAAACTATGCACCTTTCACTTGACCATTGAAAGGTGGATAATTGGGAAAGTTATTTGATGGCATTGTCGTAGAAGGCTTCCAGGGCCAGATCGATATATCCGTTGATGGCTTTGGTGGTGGCCTCTACATACTTCTGCTGGTCGCAGGCGGCGGTGTTGGTGACCTGATCTTTGGTATTGGTCACAAATACGATCCCATAATAGGCAGGGGTGCTTTTGGCCGCAGAGAATTCTTTGAATTTTTCATCTTTGAAAACCCCCTCAAGGGCTATGGGTTTTTTAAGATCTGCCGCCAGGTAGGCATCTGCCGCAGCTCCGGGACCACTCCCGGCGGTGAACTTCACCTGAGAGTTTTCAAATAAATTCGCGAGCCCGTCAGAGCCAGCAGCACTGCCCAGCTCAAAGTTGGTTTTTGCTTTGACAGAGGAAAAGCCCACCATATTGGAAGAATTGGTTTTCATTTCTATGAATGGGAAAGCGAACGTCGCTTCAATCACGATGGCATCCT
This Marinoscillum sp. 108 DNA region includes the following protein-coding sequences:
- a CDS encoding glucosaminidase domain-containing protein; translation: MQRPYFRLIAVFALAGLLSCSEPQMVLVLSPTQVTVLHADDILVIDDTLVRPMLYHNLPHFEELPVEESKAKFIGAVLPAILIAKFKIDSVRTEVMALTQKKKWTPTDSALYRTQTERFRAKNISSLLDKMQTHPNSIVLAQAIVESGWGSSRFFQEANNLFGIWSYNTSEPRIAAGKSRNGTRIYLRKYDNISESIVDYFETVARARAYRHFREARKTTSEVATLVPHLRYYSERRDEYVEQLQTIIRQNDLTQYDRHQLDPAYFIPKTLP